Proteins encoded in a region of the Mycolicibacterium chitae genome:
- a CDS encoding ABC transporter substrate-binding protein has translation MARFRRRPAAVAVAAIAVLVASLVGCGSGAQDEIDYAVDGTLTTYNTNTVVGAASAGPQAFGRVLSGFGYHGPDGQVVADHDFGSISVVGREPLVLDYQIADNAVYSDGKPITCDDMVLTWAAQSGRFPAFQSASRAGYIDIATIDCAPGQKRARVSFAVDRNFAEFTQLFTATSLMPSHVIADELGLGEGGVTNAIQAYDIPQIDRIAGLWNTLWDLKPGIDLKHFPSSGPYRIDAVREDGSVVLVTNEKWWGPAAETPRVTVWPHGIEVQDRINDATFDVVDIAAGSSGTLTTPDGYELVEFASAGIEQMIFAPQGPLAAVPARRAVAFCTPRDAIARNAEAPVSNSRLNPAAEDALTQAEGIPEAGQFLIGNPDAAREALDGEPLNVRIGYQTPNPRLAATVGSIAKTCAPAGITVQDAGGENVGPQALLDGQIDVLIASTGGATGAGSSGASAVDAYTLFAGNGDNLSRYANGQIDGIISALAVTVDPKEQVRLLAEGAPVLWADMPTLPLYRQQRTLLISSKTYAVSSNPTRWGAGWNMDRWVLRK, from the coding sequence ATGGCGCGATTCCGACGACGGCCCGCCGCCGTGGCGGTGGCGGCGATCGCCGTGCTGGTGGCGTCGCTGGTCGGCTGCGGCAGCGGCGCCCAGGACGAGATCGACTACGCCGTGGACGGCACGTTGACCACCTACAACACCAACACCGTCGTCGGCGCCGCCTCCGCGGGCCCGCAGGCGTTCGGCCGGGTGCTCAGCGGGTTCGGCTACCACGGTCCGGACGGTCAGGTGGTGGCCGATCACGACTTCGGCTCCATCTCGGTGGTCGGGCGCGAACCCCTGGTGCTCGACTACCAGATCGCCGACAACGCCGTGTATTCCGATGGCAAGCCCATCACGTGCGACGACATGGTCCTGACCTGGGCGGCCCAGTCCGGGCGGTTCCCGGCGTTCCAGTCGGCCAGCCGCGCGGGCTACATCGACATCGCCACCATCGACTGCGCGCCGGGCCAGAAGCGGGCCCGGGTGTCGTTCGCGGTCGACCGCAACTTCGCCGAGTTCACCCAGCTGTTCACCGCGACCAGCCTGATGCCCTCGCACGTCATCGCCGACGAACTGGGCCTGGGCGAGGGCGGGGTCACCAACGCCATCCAGGCCTACGACATCCCGCAGATCGACCGGATCGCCGGGTTGTGGAACACGCTGTGGGACCTGAAGCCCGGCATCGACCTCAAACACTTCCCGTCCTCGGGGCCCTACCGGATCGACGCCGTGCGCGAGGACGGTTCGGTGGTGTTGGTGACCAACGAAAAGTGGTGGGGCCCGGCGGCGGAGACGCCGCGGGTGACGGTCTGGCCGCACGGCATCGAGGTCCAGGACCGGATCAACGACGCCACCTTCGACGTCGTCGACATCGCCGCCGGTTCGTCGGGCACGCTGACCACGCCCGACGGCTACGAACTGGTGGAGTTCGCCTCGGCGGGCATCGAGCAGATGATCTTCGCGCCGCAGGGCCCGCTGGCGGCCGTTCCGGCCCGCCGCGCGGTGGCGTTCTGCACCCCGCGCGACGCGATCGCCCGCAACGCGGAAGCGCCGGTGAGCAATTCGCGGCTCAACCCGGCCGCCGAGGATGCGCTGACCCAGGCCGAGGGGATCCCCGAGGCCGGGCAGTTCCTGATCGGCAACCCGGATGCCGCCCGCGAGGCCCTCGACGGGGAACCACTCAACGTGCGGATCGGCTATCAGACGCCGAACCCGCGCCTGGCGGCCACCGTCGGCTCGATCGCCAAGACCTGCGCGCCGGCCGGCATCACCGTGCAGGACGCCGGCGGGGAGAACGTCGGGCCGCAGGCCCTGCTCGACGGGCAGATCGACGTGCTGATCGCCAGCACCGGCGGGGCCACCGGCGCCGGATCCAGCGGCGCCTCGGCCGTCGACGCCTACACGCTGTTCGCGGGCAACGGCGACAACCTGTCGCGCTACGCCAATGGCCAGATCGACGGCATCATCAGCGCGCTGGCGGTCACCGTCGACCCCAAGGAACAGGTCCGGTTGCTGGCCGAGGGGGCGCCGGTGCTGTGGGCCGACATGCCCACGCTGCCGCTGTACCGCCAGCAGCGCACCCTGCTGATCTCGTCGAAGACCTACGCGGTGAGCAGCAACCCGACCCGCTGGGGCGCCGGGTGGAACATGGACCGCTGGGTGCTGCGCAAATGA
- the secF gene encoding protein translocase subunit SecF has translation MTTDSDLEVTESNAEEAPATDAALPQHGFFTRLYTGTGAFEVVGRRKMWFIISGLIVAIAIGAMLLRGFSFGIDFEGGTKISMPRGEVTVEQVETAFTDTIGTEPESVVIVGSGASATVQIRSESLDNDQTAALREALFEEFQPLGADGQPTPLAVSDSVVSETWGGQITQKALIALLVFVLIVTVYITMRYERYMAIAAMATMFFDLIVTAGIYALVGFEVTPATVIGLLTILGFSLYDTVIVFDKVEENTEGFEHTTRRTYAEQANLAVNQTFMRSINTSVISVLPIIALIVVAVWLLGVGTLKDLALVQLVGVIVGTYSSIFFATPLLVSLRERTEKVRNHTRRVERKRARAAGNTDADEPADKGRDEDTAAAAGDDSGEPAAAVAGTPAPGARPSRPSRPSAKRTGRPSGKRNPRP, from the coding sequence ATGACAACAGATTCCGACCTCGAAGTGACCGAGAGCAACGCCGAGGAGGCCCCGGCCACCGACGCCGCCCTGCCGCAGCACGGCTTCTTCACCCGCCTCTACACCGGCACCGGCGCCTTCGAGGTCGTGGGTCGGCGCAAGATGTGGTTCATCATCAGCGGGCTGATCGTCGCCATCGCCATCGGGGCAATGCTGCTGCGCGGCTTCAGCTTCGGCATCGACTTCGAGGGCGGCACCAAGATCTCGATGCCCCGCGGCGAGGTCACCGTCGAGCAGGTCGAGACCGCCTTCACCGACACCATCGGCACCGAGCCGGAATCGGTGGTCATCGTGGGCAGCGGCGCCTCGGCCACCGTGCAGATCCGCTCGGAGAGCCTGGACAACGACCAGACCGCGGCGCTGCGCGAGGCCCTGTTCGAGGAGTTCCAGCCGCTCGGCGCCGACGGGCAGCCGACTCCGCTGGCGGTCAGCGACTCGGTGGTCTCGGAAACCTGGGGCGGGCAGATCACCCAGAAGGCGCTGATCGCGCTGCTGGTGTTCGTGCTGATCGTCACGGTCTACATCACGATGCGCTACGAGCGCTACATGGCGATCGCCGCCATGGCCACGATGTTCTTCGACCTGATCGTCACCGCCGGTATCTATGCGCTGGTGGGTTTCGAGGTCACCCCCGCGACGGTCATCGGATTGCTGACCATTCTCGGCTTCTCGCTGTACGACACCGTCATCGTGTTCGACAAGGTCGAGGAGAACACCGAGGGCTTCGAGCACACCACCCGGCGCACCTACGCCGAGCAGGCCAACCTCGCGGTCAACCAGACCTTCATGCGCTCGATCAACACCAGCGTCATCTCGGTGCTGCCGATCATCGCGCTCATCGTGGTCGCGGTGTGGCTGCTGGGCGTCGGCACGCTCAAGGACTTGGCGCTGGTGCAGCTGGTCGGCGTCATCGTCGGCACCTACTCGTCGATCTTCTTCGCCACCCCGCTGCTGGTGTCGCTGCGGGAGCGCACCGAGAAGGTGCGCAACCACACCCGGCGGGTGGAGCGCAAGCGGGCCCGCGCGGCCGGCAACACCGATGCCGACGAGCCCGCCGACAAGGGGCGCGACGAGGACACCGCTGCGGCGGCCGGCGACGACTCCGGCGAACCGGCGGCGGCGGTGGCCGGCACGCCGGCACCCGGGGCGCGGCCGAGTCGGCCGTCGCGGCCCTCGGCCAAGCGCACCGGGCGTCCCTCGGGTAAGCGCAACCCGCGACCGTAG
- the secD gene encoding protein translocase subunit SecD: MASSTAPVHPYRYLSLFLVLLIGAFLLVFFTGDKQAQPKLGIDLQGGTRVTLTARTPDGSAPTREALQQAQQIITSRVDGLGVSGSEVIIDGDNLVITVPGNDGNEARNLGQTARLFVRPVVQAIPVDQLRAAAEQGGAGAPGQQPGQPGAPGLPGMPGLPGMPGAPEIPGLPAEQVPPAAPAQPAPPADAPAPQPRPYPLEPAPSPTPAPNPDEAPPAPDAPEATEDASTPPEARKDLAGRINFEKQLRQNANQNILMYLAVPYVAERCGQEDVLAGNDDPALPLVTCSTDHTTVYVLDPSIISGEDIKNATSGFDQQGGQYVVDLEFTGGAVDTWANFTAANVGTQTAFTLDSQVVSAPQIRQAIPGGRTQITGDFNATSSRELANVLKYGSLPLSFESSEAETVSATLGLSSLRAGLIAGAVGLVLTLAYALLYYRALGVLVALSLVASGAFVYALLVLLGRYIGYTLDLAGIAGLVIGIGMTADSFVVFFERIKDEIREGRTFRSAVPRGWARARKTILSGNAVSFIAAAVLYFLAVGQVKGFAFTLGLTTILDVVVVFLVTWPLVYLASKSATMAKPAFNGLGAVQQIARERRAAAHSAGRG; the protein is encoded by the coding sequence GTGGCATCGTCTACGGCGCCGGTGCATCCGTACCGCTACCTGTCGCTGTTCCTGGTATTGCTCATCGGAGCATTCCTGCTGGTGTTCTTCACCGGGGACAAGCAGGCACAGCCCAAGTTGGGCATCGATCTACAAGGTGGTACCCGCGTCACGCTGACGGCGCGTACCCCGGACGGCTCCGCGCCCACCCGGGAAGCCCTGCAGCAGGCGCAGCAGATCATCACCTCGCGCGTCGACGGCCTGGGTGTCTCGGGGTCCGAGGTAATCATCGACGGCGACAACCTGGTGATCACCGTCCCGGGTAACGACGGCAACGAGGCGCGCAACCTCGGTCAGACCGCGCGGCTGTTCGTCCGCCCCGTCGTCCAGGCGATCCCCGTCGACCAGTTGCGCGCGGCCGCCGAGCAGGGCGGTGCGGGCGCACCCGGGCAGCAGCCCGGACAACCCGGTGCGCCCGGCCTGCCGGGGATGCCCGGTCTACCGGGCATGCCGGGGGCACCCGAGATACCGGGTCTGCCCGCCGAGCAGGTGCCGCCGGCCGCCCCCGCGCAGCCGGCTCCGCCCGCCGACGCCCCGGCCCCGCAACCCCGGCCCTACCCGCTCGAGCCCGCGCCCAGCCCCACCCCGGCGCCGAATCCGGACGAGGCTCCGCCCGCGCCGGACGCGCCCGAGGCCACCGAGGACGCGTCCACCCCGCCGGAGGCCCGCAAGGACCTGGCCGGACGGATCAACTTCGAGAAGCAGCTGCGTCAGAACGCCAACCAGAACATCCTGATGTACCTCGCGGTGCCGTATGTGGCCGAGCGGTGCGGCCAGGAGGACGTGCTCGCCGGCAACGACGACCCCGCGCTGCCGCTGGTCACCTGCTCCACCGACCACACCACCGTCTACGTTCTGGACCCCTCGATCATCAGCGGCGAGGACATCAAGAACGCGACCTCCGGCTTCGACCAGCAGGGTGGCCAGTACGTCGTCGACCTGGAGTTCACCGGCGGCGCCGTCGACACGTGGGCCAACTTCACCGCGGCCAACGTCGGCACCCAGACCGCGTTCACGTTGGATTCGCAGGTGGTCAGCGCACCGCAGATCCGCCAGGCCATCCCCGGCGGCCGCACCCAGATCACCGGCGACTTCAACGCCACCAGCTCCCGGGAGCTGGCCAACGTGCTCAAGTACGGTTCGCTGCCGCTGTCCTTCGAGTCCTCGGAGGCCGAAACCGTCTCCGCCACACTGGGATTGTCCTCGCTGCGGGCCGGCCTGATCGCCGGCGCGGTGGGCCTGGTCCTGACGCTGGCCTACGCGCTGCTCTACTACCGCGCGCTCGGCGTGCTGGTGGCGCTGTCCCTGGTCGCCTCCGGCGCGTTCGTCTACGCGCTACTGGTGCTACTGGGCAGATACATCGGCTACACGCTGGACCTGGCCGGTATCGCCGGTCTGGTCATCGGCATCGGTATGACGGCCGACTCGTTCGTGGTGTTCTTCGAACGCATCAAGGACGAGATCCGCGAGGGTCGAACATTCCGCTCCGCGGTACCCCGCGGTTGGGCGCGCGCCCGCAAGACCATTCTGTCCGGCAACGCGGTCAGCTTCATCGCCGCGGCGGTGCTCTACTTCCTGGCCGTCGGCCAGGTCAAGGGCTTCGCCTTCACCCTGGGCCTGACCACCATCCTCGACGTCGTCGTGGTGTTCCTGGTGACCTGGCCGCTGGTGTACCTGGCGTCGAAGTCGGCGACCATGGCGAAGCCGGCGTTCAACGGCCTCGGTGCGGTGCAGCAGATCGCCCGCGAACGTCGAGCGGCCGCGCATTCGGCGGGACGGGGGTAA
- the yajC gene encoding preprotein translocase subunit YajC, which yields MEIITLLPLIIILGAFMFFASRRQRKAMQATIDLHESLRIGDRVHTTSGLEATITGITDDNVDLEIAPGVITTWMKLAIRDKIVPEVDEPEDEIESTDSDTSFDTGR from the coding sequence ATGGAAATCATCACTCTGTTACCGCTGATCATCATCCTGGGCGCGTTCATGTTCTTCGCGTCCCGCCGTCAGCGCAAGGCCATGCAGGCCACCATCGACCTGCACGAATCGCTGCGCATCGGTGATCGGGTCCACACCACCTCCGGCCTGGAGGCCACCATCACGGGGATCACCGACGACAACGTCGACCTCGAGATCGCTCCGGGCGTGATCACCACCTGGATGAAGCTGGCCATCCGCGACAAGATCGTGCCCGAGGTCGACGAGCCCGAAGACGAGATCGAGAGCACCGACAGCGACACGTCCTTCGACACCGGCCGCTGA
- the gabT gene encoding 4-aminobutyrate--2-oxoglutarate transaminase — MTDLEQSRLLVTEIPGPRSLELAARKHTAVSAGIGTTMPVFCARAAGGIIEDVDGNRLIDLGSGIAVTTIGNAAPRVVEAVGAQAARFTHTCFMVTPYEEYVAVAEHLNRLTPGSGEKRSVLFNSGAEAVENAVKIARSYTGKQAVVAFDHAYHGRTNLTMALTAKSMPYKSGFGPFAPEIYRAPLSYPYRDGLVDKELGANGELAAERAIDVLDKQIGAANLAAVIIEPIQGEGGFIVPAPGFLPALLAWCRDNDVVFIADEVQTGFGRTGAMFACEHEGIEPDLICTAKGIADGLPLSAVTGRAEIVDAPHVSGLGGTYGGNPVACAAALATIETLERDGLLERARQIETLMKDRLGRLQADDDRLGDVRGRGAMIAVELVKTGTAEPDPELTKKLAAAAHAAGVVVLTCGTYGNVLRFLPPLTISDELLIEALDVLALVLADL; from the coding sequence GTGACCGACCTGGAACAGAGCCGTCTGCTCGTCACCGAAATCCCTGGCCCGCGCTCGCTCGAACTGGCCGCGCGCAAACATACCGCCGTGTCGGCGGGTATCGGCACCACCATGCCGGTGTTCTGCGCGCGCGCCGCCGGCGGCATCATCGAGGACGTCGACGGCAACCGACTGATCGATCTGGGCTCGGGCATCGCGGTCACCACCATCGGCAACGCCGCACCCCGAGTCGTCGAGGCGGTCGGGGCGCAGGCCGCCCGGTTCACCCACACCTGCTTCATGGTGACCCCCTACGAGGAGTACGTCGCCGTCGCCGAGCACCTCAACCGGCTGACCCCGGGATCCGGCGAGAAGCGGTCGGTGCTGTTCAACTCCGGGGCCGAGGCCGTGGAGAACGCCGTCAAGATCGCCCGCTCCTACACCGGCAAGCAGGCCGTCGTCGCGTTCGACCACGCCTATCACGGCCGCACCAATCTGACGATGGCGCTGACCGCGAAGTCGATGCCCTACAAGAGCGGGTTCGGCCCGTTCGCTCCCGAGATCTACCGCGCGCCGCTGTCCTATCCCTACCGCGACGGCCTGGTCGACAAGGAACTGGGCGCCAACGGCGAGTTGGCGGCCGAGCGCGCCATCGACGTGCTCGACAAGCAGATCGGCGCGGCCAACCTGGCGGCGGTGATCATCGAGCCGATCCAGGGCGAGGGCGGCTTCATCGTCCCGGCCCCCGGGTTCCTGCCGGCGCTGTTGGCGTGGTGCCGGGACAACGACGTGGTGTTCATCGCCGACGAGGTGCAGACCGGTTTCGGGCGCACCGGGGCGATGTTCGCCTGTGAACACGAGGGCATCGAGCCCGACCTGATCTGCACCGCCAAGGGCATCGCCGACGGACTGCCGCTCTCGGCGGTCACCGGCCGCGCCGAGATCGTCGACGCGCCACACGTTTCCGGCCTCGGCGGCACCTACGGCGGCAACCCGGTCGCATGTGCGGCCGCGCTGGCAACCATCGAGACCCTCGAACGCGACGGGCTGCTCGAGCGGGCCCGGCAGATCGAGACGCTGATGAAGGACCGGTTGGGCCGGCTGCAGGCCGACGACGACCGCTTGGGCGACGTCCGCGGGCGCGGCGCGATGATCGCCGTCGAGCTGGTCAAGACCGGTACCGCAGAACCGGACCCGGAGCTGACCAAGAAGCTGGCCGCCGCGGCACACGCCGCCGGCGTGGTGGTGCTGACCTGCGGCACCTACGGCAACGTGCTGCGCTTCCTGCCGCCCCTGACCATCAGCGACGAGTTGCTCATCGAGGCGCTCGACGTGCTCGCCCTGGTGCTGGCCGACCTGTAG
- a CDS encoding HNH endonuclease: MFEVVELGPDADEAALVAHIGELETLKAVAAAAQARATVALVSARAADEVARGVPVGRRGRGLATEVGLARRDSPTRGNQHLGFAKALVQEMPHTLAALEAGVISEWRATLIVRESACLDVEDRRVLDAELCGDVANLEGLGDRRIAAEAKGIAYRLDPQAVVDRAARAARDRTVSVRPAPDTMTYVTALLPVAQGVSVYAALKREADVTCDGRSRGQVMADTLVERVTGQSAEVPTPIAVNLVISDESLLAGDEHPARVAGYGPVPAGVARQLVRGAVDDERSRAMLRRLYKHPVSGALVAMESRARIFPKGLAEFIRLRDDTCRMPYCDAPIRHTDHVAPAAGGGVTSGVNGQGLCAGCNYAKEAGGWKAAAAVDDQGRHSTEFVTPTGARHYCTAPPLPGRRFVEVSEIETHIAIEIVGHAA; this comes from the coding sequence ATGTTCGAAGTGGTGGAGTTGGGGCCGGATGCCGATGAGGCGGCGTTGGTGGCCCATATCGGTGAGTTGGAGACGTTGAAGGCGGTGGCGGCGGCGGCGCAGGCGCGGGCGACGGTGGCGTTGGTGTCGGCGCGGGCGGCTGATGAGGTGGCGCGTGGGGTGCCGGTGGGTCGGCGGGGGCGTGGGTTGGCGACCGAGGTGGGGTTGGCGCGGCGGGATTCGCCGACGCGCGGTAATCAGCATTTGGGTTTTGCCAAGGCGTTGGTGCAGGAGATGCCGCATACGTTGGCGGCGTTGGAGGCCGGGGTGATCTCGGAGTGGCGGGCGACGTTGATCGTGCGGGAGTCGGCGTGCCTCGATGTGGAGGATCGCCGGGTGTTGGATGCCGAGTTGTGTGGTGATGTCGCCAATCTGGAGGGGTTGGGGGATCGGCGGATCGCTGCGGAGGCCAAGGGTATTGCGTATCGGTTGGATCCGCAGGCGGTGGTGGATCGGGCGGCGCGGGCGGCGCGGGATCGGACGGTCAGTGTGCGCCCGGCCCCGGACACGATGACGTATGTGACGGCGTTGTTGCCGGTGGCCCAGGGGGTGTCGGTGTATGCCGCGCTCAAGCGGGAGGCTGACGTGACCTGTGATGGGCGGTCTCGGGGTCAGGTGATGGCCGACACGCTGGTGGAGCGGGTCACCGGTCAGTCGGCGGAGGTGCCCACTCCGATCGCGGTCAACCTGGTGATCTCGGATGAGTCGCTGCTGGCCGGTGATGAGCACCCCGCGCGGGTGGCCGGCTACGGGCCGGTGCCGGCGGGGGTGGCGCGTCAGTTGGTGCGTGGGGCGGTCGATGACGAGCGATCCCGGGCGATGTTGCGGCGGTTGTACAAACACCCGGTTTCAGGGGCGCTGGTGGCGATGGAGTCGCGGGCCAGGATTTTTCCGAAGGGGTTGGCCGAGTTCATCCGGCTGCGTGATGACACGTGTCGGATGCCGTATTGCGATGCGCCGATCCGGCATACCGATCATGTTGCCCCGGCCGCGGGTGGCGGGGTGACCTCGGGGGTCAATGGGCAGGGCTTGTGTGCGGGGTGCAATTACGCCAAGGAGGCGGGCGGTTGGAAGGCCGCGGCCGCGGTGGACGACCAGGGGCGGCACAGCACCGAGTTCGTCACCCCGACCGGGGCGCGGCATTACTGCACCGCGCCGCCGCTGCCGGGACGACGTTTTGTCGAGGTCAGTGAGATCGAAACCCACATCGCCATCGAGATCGTGGGTCACGCCGCCTGA
- the ruvB gene encoding Holliday junction branch migration DNA helicase RuvB yields MSRFDGDDDIDEAEEREVSPALTVGEGDVDASLRPRSLREFIGQPRVREQLQLVLEGAKNRGGTPDHILLSGPPGLGKTSLAMIIAAELGSSLRVTSGPALERAGDLAAMLSNLVEHDVLFIDEIHRIARPAEEMLYLAMEDFRVDVVVGKGPGATSIPLEVAPFTLVGATTRSGALTGPLRDRFGFTAHMDFYEPVELERVLSRSAGILGIDLGAEAGAEIARRARGTPRIANRLLRRVRDYAEVRADGVITRDIAKAALEVYDVDELGLDRLDRAVLTALTRSFGGGPVGVSTLAVAVGEEATTVEEVCEPFLVRAGMIARTPRGRVATAQAWTHLGLSPPPGAVGLGQQSIFD; encoded by the coding sequence GTGAGCCGCTTCGACGGCGACGACGACATCGACGAGGCCGAGGAGCGCGAGGTCTCGCCCGCGTTGACCGTCGGCGAGGGGGACGTCGACGCCAGCCTGCGGCCCCGGTCGCTGCGCGAGTTCATCGGTCAACCGCGCGTGCGCGAGCAGCTGCAACTGGTCCTCGAAGGCGCCAAGAACCGCGGCGGCACACCGGATCACATCCTGCTGTCGGGCCCGCCGGGCCTCGGCAAGACGTCGCTGGCGATGATCATCGCCGCCGAACTGGGATCCTCGCTGCGCGTCACCTCCGGTCCGGCGCTGGAACGCGCCGGGGACCTCGCGGCGATGCTGTCCAACCTCGTCGAGCACGACGTGCTGTTCATCGACGAGATCCACCGCATCGCCCGGCCCGCCGAGGAGATGCTGTACCTGGCCATGGAGGACTTTCGGGTCGACGTGGTGGTGGGCAAGGGGCCCGGCGCGACGTCGATCCCGTTGGAGGTGGCGCCGTTCACGCTGGTGGGCGCGACCACCCGCTCCGGCGCGCTGACCGGCCCGCTGCGCGACCGGTTCGGCTTCACCGCCCACATGGACTTCTACGAGCCGGTGGAACTCGAGCGGGTGCTGTCCCGCTCGGCGGGGATCCTGGGCATCGACCTGGGCGCGGAGGCGGGCGCGGAGATCGCCCGCCGGGCGCGCGGCACGCCGCGCATCGCCAACCGGTTGCTGCGTCGGGTGCGCGACTACGCGGAGGTGCGCGCCGACGGCGTCATCACCCGCGACATCGCCAAGGCCGCCCTCGAGGTGTACGACGTCGACGAACTGGGACTCGACCGGCTGGACCGGGCCGTGCTGACGGCGCTCACCCGCAGCTTCGGCGGGGGACCGGTCGGGGTGTCGACGCTGGCGGTCGCCGTCGGCGAGGAGGCCACCACCGTCGAGGAGGTCTGCGAACCGTTCCTGGTGCGCGCCGGCATGATCGCCCGCACCCCGCGGGGCCGGGTGGCCACCGCGCAGGCCTGGACGCACCTGGGGCTGAGCCCGCCGCCGGGGGCCGTCGGGCTGGGTCAGCAGTCGATCTTCGACTGA
- the ruvA gene encoding Holliday junction branch migration protein RuvA, which translates to MISSVRGEVIDIALDHVVIEASGVGYKVMATPSTLATVRRGDEARLITAMIVREDSMTLYGFADADARDVFTTLLGVSGVGPKIAMATLAVYDAPALRQALADGDITALTRVPGIGKRSAERLVLELRDKIGATPAAVAAAGAAGPGVRAPVVEALVGLGFPAKQAEEATDKVLALDRDATTSSALRSALNLLGKNK; encoded by the coding sequence ATGATCTCGTCGGTACGCGGCGAGGTCATCGACATCGCGCTGGATCACGTCGTCATCGAGGCGTCCGGCGTGGGCTACAAGGTGATGGCCACCCCGTCGACGCTGGCGACGGTACGCCGCGGGGACGAGGCACGGCTGATCACCGCCATGATCGTGCGCGAGGACTCGATGACGCTGTACGGCTTCGCCGACGCCGACGCGCGGGATGTGTTCACCACGCTGCTCGGGGTCTCCGGGGTGGGGCCGAAGATCGCCATGGCGACGCTGGCGGTCTACGACGCCCCGGCCCTGCGCCAGGCCCTGGCCGACGGCGACATCACCGCGCTGACCCGGGTGCCCGGGATCGGCAAGCGCAGCGCCGAACGGCTGGTGCTGGAGTTGCGCGACAAGATCGGTGCGACGCCGGCGGCGGTCGCGGCCGCCGGGGCCGCCGGACCGGGCGTGCGCGCTCCGGTCGTGGAAGCCCTTGTCGGCCTTGGTTTCCCGGCCAAGCAGGCCGAGGAGGCCACCGACAAGGTGCTGGCGCTCGACCGCGATGCCACCACGTCGAGCGCGCTGCGCTCCGCACTGAACCTGTTGGGTAAGAACAAGTGA
- the ruvC gene encoding crossover junction endodeoxyribonuclease RuvC, whose amino-acid sequence MRVMGVDPGLTRCGLSMIESGRGRQVVALDVDVVRTPADQPLHRRLLTISDTVEHWMDTHRPDVVAIERVFSNHNANTAMGTGQAGGVIALAAARRDIDVHFHTPSEVKAAVTGNGRADKAQVTTMVTRILELQQKPTPADAADALALAICHCWRAPMIARMAAAEAMAAEQRRKYQATLKAKTKAKASR is encoded by the coding sequence GTGCGCGTGATGGGAGTCGACCCCGGGTTGACGCGCTGCGGACTCTCGATGATCGAGAGCGGCCGCGGCCGGCAGGTGGTGGCCCTGGACGTCGACGTGGTCCGCACGCCGGCCGACCAACCCCTGCACCGGCGCCTGCTCACCATCAGCGACACCGTCGAGCACTGGATGGACACCCACCGCCCCGACGTCGTCGCCATCGAGCGGGTGTTCTCCAACCACAACGCCAACACCGCGATGGGCACCGGCCAGGCCGGCGGCGTGATTGCGCTCGCCGCGGCCCGCCGCGACATCGACGTGCACTTCCACACCCCCAGCGAGGTGAAGGCCGCGGTCACCGGCAACGGCCGCGCCGACAAGGCTCAGGTCACCACCATGGTGACGAGAATCCTCGAGCTGCAACAGAAGCCGACCCCCGCGGACGCGGCCGACGCGCTGGCACTGGCCATCTGCCACTGCTGGCGGGCCCCGATGATCGCGCGGATGGCCGCGGCGGAGGCGATGGCGGCCGAGCAGCGCCGCAAGTACCAGGCCACGCTCAAGGCGAAAACCAAAGCTAAGGCGTCGCGATGA
- a CDS encoding YebC/PmpR family DNA-binding transcriptional regulator yields the protein MSGHSKWATTKHKKAIVDAKRGKMFAKLIKNIEVAARVGGGDPAGNPTLYDAIQKAKKSSVPNDNIERARKRGGGEEAGGADWQNITYEGYGPNGVAVLIECLTDNRNRAAGEVRVAMTRNGGNMADPGSVAYLFSRKGVVTLEKNDLSEDDVLTAVLEAGAEEVNDHGDSFEIISDPGDLVAVRTALQDAGIDYDSAEASFQPSVTVPVDLEGARKVLKLIDALEDSDDVQDVYTNIDIPDDVAAQLDEE from the coding sequence ATGAGCGGCCATTCAAAGTGGGCCACGACCAAGCACAAGAAGGCCATTGTCGACGCGAAGCGCGGCAAGATGTTCGCCAAACTGATCAAGAACATCGAGGTCGCGGCCCGAGTGGGCGGTGGTGACCCGGCCGGTAACCCCACCTTGTACGACGCCATTCAGAAGGCCAAGAAGTCCTCGGTCCCCAACGACAACATCGAGCGGGCGCGCAAGCGCGGCGGAGGTGAAGAGGCCGGCGGCGCCGACTGGCAGAACATCACCTACGAGGGATACGGGCCCAACGGGGTCGCCGTGCTCATCGAATGCCTCACCGACAACCGCAACCGCGCCGCGGGCGAGGTCCGGGTCGCGATGACCCGCAACGGCGGCAACATGGCCGACCCGGGTTCGGTGGCCTACCTGTTCTCCCGCAAGGGTGTCGTCACGCTGGAGAAGAACGACCTGTCCGAGGACGACGTGCTGACCGCGGTCCTGGAGGCCGGCGCCGAGGAGGTCAACGACCACGGCGACTCGTTCGAGATCATCTCCGATCCGGGTGACCTGGTCGCGGTGCGCACCGCGCTGCAGGACGCCGGCATCGACTACGACTCGGCGGAGGCCAGCTTTCAGCCGTCGGTGACCGTGCCCGTCGACCTCGAGGGGGCCCGCAAGGTGCTCAAGCTCATCGACGCGCTCGAGGACAGCGACGACGTGCAGGACGTCTATACCAACATCGACATTCCCGACGACGTCGCGGCGCAACTCGACGAGGAGTAG